The DNA segment GTCGACTTCTCGTACGAGGTTTCACGCTCGTTGGCGGCCTGCGAAGGCGCATTGCTCGTGGTTGACGCCTCCCAGGGTGTCGAGGCGCAGAGCGTGGCCAATTGCTATACCGCGCTCGACCAAGGCCTGGAAGTTCTGCCAGTGCTTAACAAGATCGATCTGCCAGCAGCAGATCCTGATCGGGTGATCACCGAAATCGAGGAAGTCATCGGCATCGAGGCAAGCGACGCCTTACGCATCAGTGCCAAGACCGGAGAGGGCGTGCCCGCCCTGTTGGAAGAGCTGGTCGCGCGCATTCCGCCGCCACAGGGCGACCGCGATGCTCCGCTGCAGGCCTTGATCATCGATTCCTGGTTCGACAATTACGTCGGCGTGGTGGCACTGGTGCGAGTCATGTCTGGCCGTATGACGCCGCGCCAGCGCGTTGTCGCCATGTCTACCGGGCGCCAACATCAAGTCGACAAGGTTGGGATATTCCGCCCCAAACCGACCGTGACTGAGAGCCTGGAGGCGGGCGAGGTAGGCTATCTCATCGCCAGCATCAAGGAAATCGACGGCGCCAAGGTCGGCGACACCTTAACAGGCGTCGACAATCGGGCGGCGCAACCCTTGCCAGGTTTCAAAGAGGTACAGCCACGCGTGTTCGCCGGCATCTTCCCGGTCGAGGCGGACGATTACGAAAACTTGCGCGAGGCGCTGGACAAGCTGCGGCTGAACGACGCCTCGCTGGCCTACGAACCGGAGACTTCGCAGGCATTAGGCTTCGGATTCCGTTGCGGTTTCCTCGGCATGTTGCACATGGAAATCGTGCAGGAACGCCTGGAGCGCGAGTACGACCTTGATCTCATCACCACGGCGCCCACGGTGGTCTACGAGGTGGAGACGAGCAAAGGTGAAATCCAGCGGATCCATAACCCGAGCGACCTTCCGTCGGTAAGCGAGATCGGCGAGATCCGCGAGCCGATCATCAGCGCGAATATCCTGGTGCCACAGGAATACGTTGGTCCGGTAATGAACCTCTGCGTGGAAAAGCGTGGCGTGCAGACCAAGATGCTCTATCTGGGCAAACAGGTCGCGCTGGCCTACGACATGCCGCTCAACGAGGTGGTATTGGATTTCTTCGACCGACTCAAGTCGGTCAGTCGAGGTTTTGCCTCCTTTGACTATCATTTTCAGCGCTTCCAGATGGCGCCTCTGGTGCGGGTCGATATTCTGATCAACGGCGAACGCGTCGATGCTCTGTCGCTGATCCTACATCGCGATACCGCACAGACTCGTGGGCGCGATCTTACCGAAAAGATGAAGGAACTCATTCCCCGGCAGATGTTCGAAGTGGCGATTCAAGCGGCCATCGGCTCGCACATCATCGCCCGATCGAGTGTCAAGGCGATGCGTAAGAACGTACTCGCGAAGTGCTACGGCGGCGATGTGTCGCGCAAGCGCAAGCTGTTGGAAAAACAGAAGGCAGGCAAAAAACGAATGAAGTCGGTTGGACGCGTGGAAATCCCCCAAGAGGCCTTCCTGGCCGTCTTGCGGGTCGATAAATAACGATTCAAAGCGAACGCGGATGGCGGTTGGCCGTGCGCTTACAGACATAGGGATCACTGATGAATTTTGACCTTGAGTTCGTGCTCGTCGTAGGTGTTTTCCTGACCGGTGTGATCTGGTTGCTGGATGCGCGCTGGTGGGGTCCTAAACGTCGCAAGTTGGCCTATGAGGCCGGTTTGAGCGGGTCGACGGGCGTTGCTGATGAAAAGGCCGACACTTCAATCGCTCCCTGGTACGTGGAGTATGCGCGCTCGTTTTTCCCGGTGTTGCTGGTGGTGCTGTTGCTGCGCTCCTTCGTGGCCGAGCCCTTTCGCATCCCCTCCGGCTCGATGATGCCAACGTTGCTGGTCGGCGATTTTATCCTGGTCAATAAGTTCGACTTCGGCCTGCGTCTGCCGTTGATTCACACCAAAATTTTGCCGATCGGCGAGCCGCAGCGCGGGGATGTTGTGGTGTTTCGCTATCCGCGCGATCCCGCTATTGATTACATCAAGCGGATTATCGGCTTGCCCGGCGACACGATTACTTACGACGGCAACAAGTTGTATATCAACGGTAAATTGGTGGAAACAAAGGCCATTGGTCGTTTCCCTGGTGAAGGTCCGAATCACCTGATGGGAGGGGCGACCGTAGAGCAGGAGGACTTACCTCGGCGCAATGGCACCGTGGTCAAGCACGATATTTTGATCATTCCGGGACGGCCAGTGCCAACGGGTACGGTGGTGGTACCCAAGGGCGAATATTTCGTGATGGGCGATAACCGTGACGACAGCAACGACAGCCGTTACTGGGGCTTCGTCCCGCAAAAGAATCTGGTGGGCCGCGCCTTCCTGATCTGGTTCAATTGGGATTTCCAGGACGGGCAGGCGGACTTCCACCGTATCGGTGATCTGATCCATTAAAAGTATTCCGTGATCGGGCCGATCCAATCAGAAATACACAGGCTTGAACGACGACGGAGGGTGAGAGCATGCGGAGCAGGCGAGGGCAGAAAGGCGTGTCGATTGCATCGATGCTGGTGCTTGCGGCAGTGCTGGGCGTGTTGTTCGTGATCGGTGTGCGTTTGTTCCCGGTCTACATGGATTATTACAGTGTGCGTTCGATCATGGGCGAGGTGGCGCATTCGCCCAATATCGGGAGTAAGACTTATTGGCAGGTCTGGAATGCGATCAATACCCGTCTGGATATCAACAGCATCGATGATATCCACCGTGATAATTTCAAGATGAATACCGTGGGCAACGAAACGACGCTGACCATCAGCTATGAAGTCAGACGCCACCTGCTGGCGAATATCGACGGCCTGATCATTTTCAAGCACTCGGTGCACTACGAGCATACCAGCAGCGGTGATTGAACCCAGACTCCCGGACTGGTTACCCGCCGAATTGCGGGCCTCTCCCTTATGCCTGCAGGCATTGACCCATCGCAGTGTGGGCGGTACCAATTACGAGCGCCTGGAATTCCTCGGTGATGCCCTCCTCGGCCTGATCGTTGCCGAATGGCTATACACGACACTGCCGAAGGCAAGCGAGGGCGAGCTGAGCCGGGTACGTGCCTCGCTGGTCAAGCGCGAGACCTTGGCCGAAATCGCCCGCGAGCGCGCACTTGGCGACCAGCTGTATCTGGGGCAGGGTGAGCTCAAGAGTGGTGGGTTCCGACGCGATTCGATTTTGGCCGATGTGGTAGAGGCCTTGATCGGTGCTCATTATCTGGTCCTTGGCTTTTCGGCGACACAGGACTTCGTGCGCATGCTGTTCGGCGCGCGCTTCGAGCGTCTGCCGAGCGCCGAAAGTCTCAAGGATCCCAAGACCCGCTTGCAGGAACGCCTACAGTCTTCCGGGTTGCCACTGCCGGTATACGTAATCGTCGAGGCGACCGGCGAACCACACCAGCAAACCTTCCGCGTGCGCTGTAGCCTGAGCGGGGATAAGCTCGCTGCAGAGGCCGTTGGCGGAAGCCGTCGCAAGGCGGAACAGGCCAGCGCTGAGGCCATGCTGTCACTATTGAACGAACGAGAAGGAAGCAAACGTGTCCGATGACGCGCACCAGATTCTGCATGCCGGCCATATCGCCATCGTCGGTCGTCCCAATGTCGGCAAGTCGACGCTGCTCAACCGCTTGTTGGGACAGAAACTCTCGATTACCGCCGATAAACCCCAGACCACACGCCATCGCATACTTGGCGTGCTCGACAGGCCAGAGGGCCAGATCGCCTTGCTGGACACCCCCGGCATCCACCGTATGCCGGGCAAGCGCGCGCTTAACCAGTCGCTCAATCGTGCCGCCTTGGGCGCACTGGCGGAGGCGGATCTTGTCTGGTTCGTGGTGATGGCGGACCGCTGGGACGACGAGGATGGTTACATCCTGGAGTCTCTGCGTCGTGAGGGTCGACCGGTGATGCTGGTCATCAACATGATCGATCGTTTGAACGATCGGGCACGCCTGCTGCCATTTCTGGAAAAAATGGGTCGCTTGCACGACTTCGTCGAGATGTTTCCTGTCTCGGCGCTCAAGGGCGATAACGCCGAACGTCTGGCCGAGAGCAGCCTGCGCTATCTGCCGGAGGTGGATGCGAAACCCTTTGCTGAGGATCAACTGACCGACCGCAGCATGCGCTTCGTCAGCGCGGAATTCATTCGCGAGCAGATCATGCGCAGCCTCGGCGAGGAGGTGCCTTACGCCGCCGCCGTGACCATCGACCACTTCGAGGAGCGGCCGACGCTGACGCGGATCGGGGCCACGATCTGGGTCGAGCGCGATGGCCAGAAGGCCATCATGATCGGGCGCGGTGGCGAGCGACTCAAATCGATCGGTAGCCAGGCACGCAAGTCGATCGAGACGCTACTGGATACCAAGGTGTTCCTCGAACTCTGGGTCAAGGTTCGGGCTGGTTGGCAGGACGACCCCCGGTTTCTGCGGCAGCTGGAGATGGACGAGTCGCGGTGGCCGAAAACCTGAGTTGCGAGGCCTATGTACTGCACGCGCGCAGCTATCGCGAAACCAGTTTGCTGGTTGAGGTGATGACGGAGCAGCATGGCCGGGAAGGCTTGATCGCACGCGGCGCGCGCAGTCGCCGCGGCGAGGCCGCAGCGCGCCTGCAACCCTTCCGGCGCCTGCATCTGGGCTGGAGCAGCCGTGGCGATCTGGGTACGCTGACCACCGTCGAGGAGCTTGACAGCCATCGTCTGCCGGCCGCCGCCATCGGCGTCGGCCTCTATCTCAACGAATTGTTGATGCGGCTGCTGCCGCGCCATCAGGAAATTCCCGAGGTTTATCTCGCCTATGCGGCCGCGCTGCGTTCGCTGGCCGCCGCCTTGCCAATTGAGCCGGTGCTGCGTAGCTTCGAGTTACGCCTGCTCGATGGCCTGGGTTATGCCCTCACGCTGGACTGCGAGGCGAACACCGGGAAGGCGGTCGATCCCGAGCGTTATTATCGATTTTTGCCGGATCACGGCCCGCTACCGACCCTGGCGGGCGAGCCAGGCGCGGTGAGCGGCGCTGCGCTGCTGGCGATGGCCTGCGAGGATTGGTCTTCCGAGCAGACACTGGCCGCCGCCAAGCGCGTACTGCGTGCGTCACTGGAGGCGCAGCTTGGCCCGCGCGGGCTGCGTACGCGCGCGCTGCTGGGCGGGTTGGCACGTTACCGTAGAATGTCTGAGAATGGGCAGCCAGCCGATCACTCGGACGACTGACCGGCATCCATTCCCGTACAGGTATTTAAATGAAACTCGGCGTCAATATCGATCACGTAGCCACCCTGCGTCAGGCACGTGGCACCCCCTATCCGGACTTGCCGATGGCCATAGGCGCCGTCGAACGCGGTGGCGCGGATGCCATCACCCTGCACCTGCGCGAAGACCGTCGGCACATCCAGGATGCCGACGTGCTGAATATCCACCGCCACGTAGACACGCGCGTCAATCTGGAAATGGCGGCTACCGACGAAATGGTTGGGATCGCCAGTCAGGTGCGCCCCTCGGACTGCTGTATCGTGCCCGAGCGCCGCGAGGAATTGACCACCGAAGGCGGACTCGACGTGGTGGGTATGCAGACCCGTTTGCGGGATGCCTGCGGCCGACTGGCGACTGCCGGGATTCGAGTGTCCTTGTTTGTCGAGCCCGACATCACCCTGTTGCCGGCGATTCTGGCGACCGGTGCCCCGGTCATCGAGCTACACACCGGCCGCTATGCGAATCTGCCGGCGGGTGCTGAACGTGACGATGAGCTGGCACGTTTGCGGCGGATGAGCACCGAGGCCCACGCGGCCGGCATTCAAGTGAACGCCGGTCATGGATTGGACTACGACAACGTTGACGCCATCGCCGCAATTCCCGAGCTGGTGGAGCTGAATATCGGCCATGCCATCGTCTGCCGTGCATTGTTCGTGGGTTTGGAGCAGGCGACCCACGAAATGAAGGCCCTGATGCTGGCGGCACGTCCGTAGTGTCCATTCGAGGTATTGGTGTGGATCTGGTCAGAGTCGCCCGCCTGGAGCGCTTATTCGAGCGCTACGGCGAGCGCTTGGTCGAGCGTGTGCTGCACCCTGAAGAGCGTACTGGACTCGCGAATACACACGAACCCGGGCGCTACCTCGCGAAGCGTTTCGCCGCCAAGGAGGCCGGCAGCAAGGCACTGGGCACCGGCATTGCGCTCGGCGTGCGCCTGCGCGATCTTCGCGTGTCGCACGATGCGCTGGGCAAGCCTTGTCTGGTGATGTCGGGCGTTGCCGCCACGCGTGCCGCAGCGCTCGGCGTGACGGATTGCCATCTGTCACTGAGCGACGAACATGAACACGTCATCGCCCTGGTCGTTTTGGAGGGCGCTTAAGCGCCCGGATTGGAGAGGAACCGCGCATGGAATATCCCACGATCGAGCAGTTCGTCGGCAATACGCCGCTGGTGCGCCTGCAACGCCTGCCTGGCGAGACCCACAACGTCATCCTGGTCAAACTTGAGGGCAACAATCCCGCCGGCTCGGTCAAGGACCGGCCCGCGCTGAGCATGATCCATCATGCGGAGGCGCGTGGCGAGATCAAACCCGGCGACACCCTGATCGAGGCCACCAGCGGCAATACCGGCATCGCCCTGGCCATGGCGGCAGCGATCCGGGGCTATCGCATGGTGTTGATCATGCCCGACAACATGAGCGTTGAGCGCAGGGCGAGCATGAAGGCCTTCGGCGCCAGGATCATCCTGGTCACGCGCGCGGAGGGCATGGAGGCCGCGCGCGACCTCGCCCAGCGCATGCAGGCCGAAGGCAAGGGGCGAGTGCTGGATCAGTTTTCCAACCCGGACAACCCGCTCGCGCATTACGAAGGCACCGGCCCTGAAATCTGGCGCGACACCGGCGGCGAAATCACACACTTCGTCAGCTCGATGGGCACTACCGGCACGATCATGGGCAATTCGGCCTATCTCAAGACGCAAAATCCGGAGATCGAGATCATCGGTGTGCAGCCGCAGGAGGGTGCGAGCATTCCGGGTATCCGCCGCTGGCCGCAGGCCTACCTGCCTAAAATCTTCGAGCCTGCGCGCGTGGACCGCGTAATCGACATCTCGCAACAGGACGCGGAGACCACCATGCGCCGGCTGGCGTCGGAGGAGGGCATCTTCTGCGGCGTCTCCTCCGGCGGCGCGGTAGCCGCTGCGTTGCAGCTTTCCGCCGAGGTTGAGAATGCCACCATCGTGTCGATCATTTGCGACCGCGGCGATCGTTACATCTCCACCGGGGTATTTCCGTCGTGAACGTGATGGTGTTCGACATCGAAACGGTGCCTGACGTCGAGGGCGGCCGCCGCGTGTATGGCCTCGAAGGATTGTCGGACGCCGACACCGCGCAGGCAATGTACCAGCTGCGTATGGCCAAGACGGGTGGGGATTTTCTCGCTCACCACCTGCACCGCATCGTCGCCATCTCAGTGGTATTCCGTAGCGGCGACCAGCTCAAGGTCTGGTCGTTGGGTGATCTCGATTCAGATGAACGGGATCTGCTGCGCCGCTTCTTCGACGGACTCGAACGTTATACGCCCACGCTGGTGTCCTGGAACGGTGGCGGTTTCGACCTGCCGGTGATCCACTATCGCGCCCTGCGCCATGGCCTTCCCGCGCCGCGCTATTGGGACGTGGGCGACGATCAGCGCGAGTTTCGTTTCAACAATTACCTCAACCGCTTCCATTGGCTGCATACCGACCTGATGGACGTGCTTTCAGGCTATCAGGCGCGAGCCGTTGCACCGCTCGATGAGGTTGCCACGCTGCTCGGTCTACCCGGCAAGATGGGCATGAGCGGTGCCAAGGTCTGGGATGCCTATCAGGCAGGCAATCTTGCCGGTATCCGCGACTACTGCGAAACCGACGTGCTCAACACCTATCTCGTCTATCTGCGATTCGAGTACCTGCGCGGTCATCTTGGCGCCGAGGGTTATGCCGCCGAGCAGACGCGTGTGCGGGAGACCCTGGCCGCGGCCGAGGAACCGCACCTGCGCGAATTCCTCGCCGCCTGGCCGGAGGATGCCGCGTCCGCATGAGCCGCAGGCGTCGAAATCCACGTGCGGAGCGTCGTCCGCTGATCTCACGACCACCCATTGAGCTGGATATCGATGCGCTGGCCCTCGATGGGCGCGGCGTCGGTCATCTCGATGGCAAGGCGGTATTCGTGCATGGCGCCCTGCCGGGCGAGCGCGTGCGTGCCGCCTTGCTCGGTGGTCGTCGTCGTTACGACGAGGCGGAGACCATCGAAATATTACGCGCCTCGCCCCGTCGCGTGACGCCGCACTGCGCACATTACGGGTTGTGCGGCGGTTGCAGCATGCAGCATCTCGACGCGGAGATGCAGGTCGAGGCCAAGCAGCAGGCGCTGTTGGACAGCTTGCGACGTATCGGCGGCGTGGTGCCAGAAAAGGTGTTGGCGCCACTTGCCGGACCGGTCTGGGGCTACCGCCGCAAGGCACGCCTAGGCGTGCGCTACGTTCCTCAAAAGGGGCGAGTGCTCATCGGCTTCCGTGAGCGTCAGGGTCGCGTGCTCGCGGACCTCGCCGGTTGCGAGGTACTGCTGCCGGCGGTCGGTAGGCGCTTTGCGGCGTTGGCTGGGCTGATCGAGCGCCTCAGTGTGCGTGATGCGTTGCCCCAGATCGAGGTCGTCGCTGGCGACGAGGCCATCTGCCTCGTGTTTCGCCACCTAAAACCCTTGTCTGAGTCCGATCGGGAGTGCCTGCGCCATTTCGCACGCGAATCGGGCTTCGGTGTGGCCCTGCAGCCGGGCGGCTCCGATACCATTACGCCGCTGTGGCCCGAGTCGCAGCCGCTGTCCTATGCACAGCCCGATTTCGGCACACACGTTGCTTTTCACCCCGGCGATTTCATTCAAGTGAACGCGGAAATTAACCGCCGTATGGTGCCGCTGGCGCTTGATCTGCTTGAAATCACGCCTGGCGACCGCGTGCTGGAGCTGTTCAGCGGGCTTGGCAATTTCAGCTTGCC comes from the Acidihalobacter yilgarnensis genome and includes:
- the lepB gene encoding signal peptidase I — its product is MIWLLDARWWGPKRRKLAYEAGLSGSTGVADEKADTSIAPWYVEYARSFFPVLLVVLLLRSFVAEPFRIPSGSMMPTLLVGDFILVNKFDFGLRLPLIHTKILPIGEPQRGDVVVFRYPRDPAIDYIKRIIGLPGDTITYDGNKLYINGKLVETKAIGRFPGEGPNHLMGGATVEQEDLPRRNGTVVKHDILIIPGRPVPTGTVVVPKGEYFVMGDNRDDSNDSRYWGFVPQKNLVGRAFLIWFNWDFQDGQADFHRIGDLIH
- the era gene encoding GTPase Era; translation: MSDDAHQILHAGHIAIVGRPNVGKSTLLNRLLGQKLSITADKPQTTRHRILGVLDRPEGQIALLDTPGIHRMPGKRALNQSLNRAALGALAEADLVWFVVMADRWDDEDGYILESLRREGRPVMLVINMIDRLNDRARLLPFLEKMGRLHDFVEMFPVSALKGDNAERLAESSLRYLPEVDAKPFAEDQLTDRSMRFVSAEFIREQIMRSLGEEVPYAAAVTIDHFEERPTLTRIGATIWVERDGQKAIMIGRGGERLKSIGSQARKSIETLLDTKVFLELWVKVRAGWQDDPRFLRQLEMDESRWPKT
- the rnc gene encoding ribonuclease III, whose product is MEPRLPDWLPAELRASPLCLQALTHRSVGGTNYERLEFLGDALLGLIVAEWLYTTLPKASEGELSRVRASLVKRETLAEIARERALGDQLYLGQGELKSGGFRRDSILADVVEALIGAHYLVLGFSATQDFVRMLFGARFERLPSAESLKDPKTRLQERLQSSGLPLPVYVIVEATGEPHQQTFRVRCSLSGDKLAAEAVGGSRRKAEQASAEAMLSLLNEREGSKRVR
- the recO gene encoding DNA repair protein RecO, whose amino-acid sequence is MAENLSCEAYVLHARSYRETSLLVEVMTEQHGREGLIARGARSRRGEAAARLQPFRRLHLGWSSRGDLGTLTTVEELDSHRLPAAAIGVGLYLNELLMRLLPRHQEIPEVYLAYAAALRSLAAALPIEPVLRSFELRLLDGLGYALTLDCEANTGKAVDPERYYRFLPDHGPLPTLAGEPGAVSGAALLAMACEDWSSEQTLAAAKRVLRASLEAQLGPRGLRTRALLGGLARYRRMSENGQPADHSDD
- the pdxJ gene encoding pyridoxine 5'-phosphate synthase, whose product is MKLGVNIDHVATLRQARGTPYPDLPMAIGAVERGGADAITLHLREDRRHIQDADVLNIHRHVDTRVNLEMAATDEMVGIASQVRPSDCCIVPERREELTTEGGLDVVGMQTRLRDACGRLATAGIRVSLFVEPDITLLPAILATGAPVIELHTGRYANLPAGAERDDELARLRRMSTEAHAAGIQVNAGHGLDYDNVDAIAAIPELVELNIGHAIVCRALFVGLEQATHEMKALMLAARP
- the acpS gene encoding holo-ACP synthase, yielding MSIRGIGVDLVRVARLERLFERYGERLVERVLHPEERTGLANTHEPGRYLAKRFAAKEAGSKALGTGIALGVRLRDLRVSHDALGKPCLVMSGVAATRAAALGVTDCHLSLSDEHEHVIALVVLEGA
- the lepA gene encoding translation elongation factor 4, translating into MAKPLKNIRNFSIIAHIDHGKSTLADRLIQLCGGLSAREMSAQVLDSMDLERERGITIKAQSVSLDYKAADGEIYQLNIIDTPGHVDFSYEVSRSLAACEGALLVVDASQGVEAQSVANCYTALDQGLEVLPVLNKIDLPAADPDRVITEIEEVIGIEASDALRISAKTGEGVPALLEELVARIPPPQGDRDAPLQALIIDSWFDNYVGVVALVRVMSGRMTPRQRVVAMSTGRQHQVDKVGIFRPKPTVTESLEAGEVGYLIASIKEIDGAKVGDTLTGVDNRAAQPLPGFKEVQPRVFAGIFPVEADDYENLREALDKLRLNDASLAYEPETSQALGFGFRCGFLGMLHMEIVQERLEREYDLDLITTAPTVVYEVETSKGEIQRIHNPSDLPSVSEIGEIREPIISANILVPQEYVGPVMNLCVEKRGVQTKMLYLGKQVALAYDMPLNEVVLDFFDRLKSVSRGFASFDYHFQRFQMAPLVRVDILINGERVDALSLILHRDTAQTRGRDLTEKMKELIPRQMFEVAIQAAIGSHIIARSSVKAMRKNVLAKCYGGDVSRKRKLLEKQKAGKKRMKSVGRVEIPQEAFLAVLRVDK
- a CDS encoding DUF4845 domain-containing protein, producing MRSRRGQKGVSIASMLVLAAVLGVLFVIGVRLFPVYMDYYSVRSIMGEVAHSPNIGSKTYWQVWNAINTRLDINSIDDIHRDNFKMNTVGNETTLTISYEVRRHLLANIDGLIIFKHSVHYEHTSSGD
- the rlmD gene encoding 23S rRNA (uracil(1939)-C(5))-methyltransferase RlmD, whose amino-acid sequence is MSRRRRNPRAERRPLISRPPIELDIDALALDGRGVGHLDGKAVFVHGALPGERVRAALLGGRRRYDEAETIEILRASPRRVTPHCAHYGLCGGCSMQHLDAEMQVEAKQQALLDSLRRIGGVVPEKVLAPLAGPVWGYRRKARLGVRYVPQKGRVLIGFRERQGRVLADLAGCEVLLPAVGRRFAALAGLIERLSVRDALPQIEVVAGDEAICLVFRHLKPLSESDRECLRHFARESGFGVALQPGGSDTITPLWPESQPLSYAQPDFGTHVAFHPGDFIQVNAEINRRMVPLALDLLEITPGDRVLELFSGLGNFSLPLARRGARVTAVEGDEAMVARAAANAVANGLGDSIIHAVANLMAPPEGATWLRADYDKLLLDPPRAGAREILPYIGRLRPRRIVYVSCDPATLARDAGELVHGQGYRLTAAGVMDMFPHTAHVESMALFVR
- the cysM gene encoding cysteine synthase CysM; this translates as MEYPTIEQFVGNTPLVRLQRLPGETHNVILVKLEGNNPAGSVKDRPALSMIHHAEARGEIKPGDTLIEATSGNTGIALAMAAAIRGYRMVLIMPDNMSVERRASMKAFGARIILVTRAEGMEAARDLAQRMQAEGKGRVLDQFSNPDNPLAHYEGTGPEIWRDTGGEITHFVSSMGTTGTIMGNSAYLKTQNPEIEIIGVQPQEGASIPGIRRWPQAYLPKIFEPARVDRVIDISQQDAETTMRRLASEEGIFCGVSSGGAVAAALQLSAEVENATIVSIICDRGDRYISTGVFPS
- a CDS encoding 3'-5' exonuclease → MVFDIETVPDVEGGRRVYGLEGLSDADTAQAMYQLRMAKTGGDFLAHHLHRIVAISVVFRSGDQLKVWSLGDLDSDERDLLRRFFDGLERYTPTLVSWNGGGFDLPVIHYRALRHGLPAPRYWDVGDDQREFRFNNYLNRFHWLHTDLMDVLSGYQARAVAPLDEVATLLGLPGKMGMSGAKVWDAYQAGNLAGIRDYCETDVLNTYLVYLRFEYLRGHLGAEGYAAEQTRVRETLAAAEEPHLREFLAAWPEDAASA